The Fibrobacter sp. UWT2 sequence CTTCAGCCTTGTTGAGCGGGCAACCCTTCTTGTCGATACGCACGCCTTCGAGGGTGTTCGGGCACTTATCGAGGAAGTCAGCCACGCCGTCCTTGTCGCTGTCGACCGGGCAACCAGCGGTGTCAACGGCAGCACCCTTCGGAGTATCTGCGCACTTGTCGAGACCGTCGTACACGCCATCCTTGTCAGCGTCAGCAGCGCAACCCAGAGAATCAACAGGCACGCCAGCCTGAGTATTCGGGCACTGGTCAATACCATCAGGTACGCCGTCCTTGTCGAAGTCGAGCGGGCAACCGGTATTGTCAACATTCAAGCCGGCCTTGGTATCCGGGCACTTGTCCAAAGCATCAGGCACGCCATCCTTGTCGGCATCGGCCGGGCAACCGGTAGAATCAACAGCTACGCCCTGCTTGGTGTTCGGGCACTGGTCAGCGGCATCCGGAATTCCGTCGCCGTCGAAGTCACCTTCGCAACCTTCGGCATTAACCTGGGCACCTTCGCGGGTATTGGCGCACTTGTCCAAAGCATCGGGCACGCCATCCTTGTCGGCGTCAGCCGGGCAGCCGAGGGTGTCAACAGCGAGGCCAGCAGCAGTGTTCGGGCACTTATCAAATGCGTCGGCAACGCCGTCCTTGTCAGCATCAGCCGGGCAACCCGTTTCGTCAACCGGGAGACCAGCAGGCGTATTTTCACACTTGTCGAGACCGTCGTAGACGCCGTCCTTGTCAGTATCCTTCGGGCAACCCACATCGTCGGCCTTCACGCCTTCGGCAGTGTTCGGGCACTTGTCGAGAGCATCAGGAACGCCATCCTTGTCGAAGTCCGGTTCGCAACCGAGAGAATCAACGCTTGCGCCACCGCGAGTATTCGGGCACTTGTCAAGACCATCAAAAATGCCATCCTTGTCGGAATCCTGCGGGCAACCGAGGGAATCAACCACAGCACCGGCCGGAGTCTTTTCGCACTGGTCCTTGGCATCAGGTACGCCATCGGCATCGCTGTCGGTCTGTACGTCCTTGACATTGCCACCAAAGCGCCAAGTAAGGGATGCAGTCACAGCAACCGTCGGAGTCGGGGCGTAGCCGTAGCTGACGTTACCCTCAGAACTGCTGTGACGGACAGTCTGGTACTGCACATTCTTCATTTCTTCGTCTCTATCGTAGCCAAGGTTAGCCAAGGTACGAATGGCAATATCGGCACCCAAAGCGAGGTCGATGTGCCACGGCAAGTGGAAACGGAGACCAGGAGTCAAGAGCATCGGGTCGTCCATCGGATCGCGACGGTAGGCACCGTCTTCGATACGCATTTCGCCAGAGAATTCCGTGAAGATATCCAACCAGTCGGTCGGCATCACGTTCAAGCCCGTGCCATAAACCAAGGTATTGGAACCCTTGTCGGCATAGACAAAGCTTGCATGGGTGTTCCACAAGACCGGCACACCAAGTGCACCGAAGTTCAAGGAGAGAACCACCGTTCCGGCAAAGTTAATTTCGTTAGAGGTATACGGGTTGGTGTTGCCACCGTCATCGTTCAAGTACCAGGCATGACGCGGACGAATGCCCACATTTTCATCACCGGTCGGGAAATAGACATCACCCTGGATAGCGAGGCCAAAGAAACTCTTGGAATCGCCCACGAGACCGGCCTTCAACCAAACGTTCAGGTCGCCACGGCTAGCCTTCCAGATATCGCCTTCGCCATCGCCCTTCAAGTTGGCATGATCATAGTACAGCGGAAGAGCCACACCGAGGTCAATGAAATCCTTCAGACCAATTGCAGCATGGACATTACCCGAAAGAGTACCTGCCGTACCATGGAAAGAACGTTCCTTATTTCCCTGGTTGATCACGCCACCACGAGATTGAGACCATGAATCCGTAGAGACATCTCCACCCGTACCGAGTTCAATACCCCACTGACCCAACGTGTAAGCGTTGTGTTGATGTATACCGGAAGTTCCACCCTGAAGCCCAGACTGGGCAAAGGCAAGACCGCCAGCGACTAGTGATAAAGCAATGACTTTTTTCATTGTATCCCTCGCATGTCTTTATTACATTTTGTTCTCAATGTAGTATTTTTGCCCAATTAAAGCCCAGTGTGACGCCGCTCACACTCCAAAAAGTGTTTAAAAAATGTAGAATGCAACCAAAAGTTTATATAAAACATCAAAATAGCGATTATGGACCCAATTTTATCTATACAAAATATCCGCCGCGACTTTAAAATGGGCGACGAGACGGTCCACGCGCTGCGCGGAGTTTCTTTCGACATCTACCCCGGTGAATTCGTGACCATCATGGGCACCAGCGGTTCCGGCAAGTCGACCATGCTGAATATTCTGGGTTGCATGGACAAGCCGACCTCCGGCGAGTACATTCTAGACGGACAACATACCGAAAAACTGAAGCGCGATGCGCTCGCCAAAATTCGCAGCAAGAAACTCGGATTCGTTTTCCAGAGTTACAATTTGCTCAGCCGCACTACAGCTATCGAAAATGTAGAACTCCCCCTGTTATATAATTCCAGCGTGTCTGCCGCAGAACGCCATCGCCGTGCCATCGAGGCATTAAAAATGGTCGGACTCGAAAGCCGCATGAACCACTTGCCGAACCAGCTTTCGGGCGGCCAGCAACAGCGAGTCGCCATTGCACGTGCCCTGGTGAACGATCCTGTCATCATTCTCGCCGACGAAGCCACCGGAAACTTGGATACCCGCACCAGTTACGAAATCATGATGATTTTCCAGGAGCTGAATCGCCAAGGAAAAACCATCGCCTTCGTGACGCATGAACCCGACATCGCCACCTTTAGTGGGCGCACCATTACGCTGCGTGACGGGCTCCTTAAGAAAGACGTGAAGAACGAAACCGTGCAAGACGCCAAGGCAGCCTTCGAAGCCCTCCCTCCACCGGAAACGTTTGAGGAGGAATAATGTCACCATTTACTCTTATAAAAATTGCACTCAAAGCTTTGCTCCGTAACCGCATGCGCACCTTCCTTTCGGTGCTCGGCATCGTGATTGGCGTCGCGGCGGTGATTGCCATGGTCGCCATGGGCGAAGGCTCCCGAATTTCTATCAAGGAACAGATGACTGCGATGGGTTCGAACGCCATCATTATCATGCCGAATCGTGACCGCCGCGGCGGCGTGCAGCAGGAATCCACCAGCGAACTCCTCGAAGAAGCCGATATCATCGCTATCCGCGAAAACGCTACCTACATCAACGGCGTTTCCCCGATGATGACTGTAGGCGGGCAGGCGATTGTCGGCAACAACAACTCCCCCACGACCTTGAGCGGCATTTCTGCCGACTACCTCAAGATTCGCAACTACGAAATCGAAGACGGCGTCATGTTCGACGACGTCACGGACCGTATGTCCAAAGTCTGTGTGATCGGGCAAACCGTTGTCAAGAACCTGTTCCCTGAAGGCGACCCGATTGGCAAGACCATTCGCTACAAGAACATTCCCCTGAAAGTCATCGGCACCTTGAAAGCGAAAGGCTCCGGCGACTTCGGGCAAGACAACGACGACGTGATTTTCACGCCTTACCAAACGGTGATGCGCAGGTTTTCTGCCACCACAAATATCCGCCAGATTTTTGCAAATTCTATTGGCGAAGGCTACGCCGAAAAGGCGACCGAAGAAATCATGGGAATCTTAAAGGAACGCCGCGGCTGGACAAAGCCCACCGACCCGTTCCGCGTGTTTACGCAAGAAGAAATGATTCAGACCATCACGAGTACGTCTGACATGATTTCTCTGGTGCTCACGATTATCGCAGGTATTAGTTTGTTTGTAGGCGGTATCGGTATCATGAACATCATGTATGTTTCTGTCACGGAACGCACCAAAGAAATTGGCCTGCGTATGGCTATCGGTGCCCGCGGTAAGGACATTATGTTTCAGTTTTTGTTTGAATCGGTGATTATCAGCCTACTCGGGGGCATTATCGGGATAGCACTCGGCATTGCCGCCTCCGAAATCGTGAAAATCGCCTTCAACATGCCCATGAGCGTGTCTGTTACCAGCGTGATCGTGAGTT is a genomic window containing:
- a CDS encoding ABC transporter ATP-binding protein, which translates into the protein MDPILSIQNIRRDFKMGDETVHALRGVSFDIYPGEFVTIMGTSGSGKSTMLNILGCMDKPTSGEYILDGQHTEKLKRDALAKIRSKKLGFVFQSYNLLSRTTAIENVELPLLYNSSVSAAERHRRAIEALKMVGLESRMNHLPNQLSGGQQQRVAIARALVNDPVIILADEATGNLDTRTSYEIMMIFQELNRQGKTIAFVTHEPDIATFSGRTITLRDGLLKKDVKNETVQDAKAAFEALPPPETFEEE
- a CDS encoding ABC transporter permease, which produces MSPFTLIKIALKALLRNRMRTFLSVLGIVIGVAAVIAMVAMGEGSRISIKEQMTAMGSNAIIIMPNRDRRGGVQQESTSELLEEADIIAIRENATYINGVSPMMTVGGQAIVGNNNSPTTLSGISADYLKIRNYEIEDGVMFDDVTDRMSKVCVIGQTVVKNLFPEGDPIGKTIRYKNIPLKVIGTLKAKGSGDFGQDNDDVIFTPYQTVMRRFSATTNIRQIFANSIGEGYAEKATEEIMGILKERRGWTKPTDPFRVFTQEEMIQTITSTSDMISLVLTIIAGISLFVGGIGIMNIMYVSVTERTKEIGLRMAIGARGKDIMFQFLFESVIISLLGGIIGIALGIAASEIVKIAFNMPMSVSVTSVIVSFAVCFATGVFFGWYPARKASRLDPIEALRFE
- a CDS encoding OmpA family protein produces the protein MKKVIALSLVAGGLAFAQSGLQGGTSGIHQHNAYTLGQWGIELGTGGDVSTDSWSQSRGGVINQGNKERSFHGTAGTLSGNVHAAIGLKDFIDLGVALPLYYDHANLKGDGEGDIWKASRGDLNVWLKAGLVGDSKSFFGLAIQGDVYFPTGDENVGIRPRHAWYLNDDGGNTNPYTSNEINFAGTVVLSLNFGALGVPVLWNTHASFVYADKGSNTLVYGTGLNVMPTDWLDIFTEFSGEMRIEDGAYRRDPMDDPMLLTPGLRFHLPWHIDLALGADIAIRTLANLGYDRDEEMKNVQYQTVRHSSSEGNVSYGYAPTPTVAVTASLTWRFGGNVKDVQTDSDADGVPDAKDQCEKTPAGAVVDSLGCPQDSDKDGIFDGLDKCPNTRGGASVDSLGCEPDFDKDGVPDALDKCPNTAEGVKADDVGCPKDTDKDGVYDGLDKCENTPAGLPVDETGCPADADKDGVADAFDKCPNTAAGLAVDTLGCPADADKDGVPDALDKCANTREGAQVNAEGCEGDFDGDGIPDAADQCPNTKQGVAVDSTGCPADADKDGVPDALDKCPDTKAGLNVDNTGCPLDFDKDGVPDGIDQCPNTQAGVPVDSLGCAADADKDGVYDGLDKCADTPKGAAVDTAGCPVDSDKDGVADFLDKCPNTLEGVRIDKKGCPLNKAEDLEQLKKGINFQSGSKKLTKASYKTLNNIVKLMKKFSTANIEVQGHTDNTGSEEINKQISQDRAQVVVDYFIQNGISSDRVRAVGFGSDKPIADNKTKKGRSKNRRVELVPF